Proteins found in one Candidatus Saccharibacteria bacterium genomic segment:
- a CDS encoding SIS domain-containing protein, which translates to MDIFTMIDSQPAQLRQDYFRAKSSDKVEGITRVVVAGMGGSALGAEIVKEAFRNTLRVPLEISRGYSVSEMLDEHTLFIASSYSGNTEETLACLEQAIRLNTQLAVITSGGKLLEEADQRGIDIARLAPDFQPRLAVFANLKALMEILDYYDLLEFPDIDRELLDLANWLDVHKAQFSLDNTGDNQVKDLASKLVGKTPLIYSSSNLQSAGYKWKIDINENAKNLAFYNYYPELNHNEMNGWILPESKDNVVVVQLSSNLDNGRNLQRMHLMPKLLESHGFKHYGFKAPGQTYLQQLFMTILAGDYLSAYLAELNHVDAIAVELVEKFKAQL; encoded by the coding sequence ATGGATATATTTACTATGATCGATTCTCAGCCAGCCCAGCTGAGGCAGGACTATTTTCGGGCAAAATCATCAGACAAGGTCGAGGGTATCACTCGAGTAGTGGTCGCTGGTATGGGGGGTTCCGCCCTGGGAGCGGAAATAGTCAAGGAAGCCTTTAGGAATACTTTGCGAGTACCTCTGGAGATATCTAGGGGGTATAGTGTATCAGAGATGCTCGATGAACACACGCTCTTCATCGCTAGTAGTTATTCAGGTAATACCGAAGAGACATTGGCTTGCCTAGAGCAAGCGATCAGGCTAAACACCCAGTTGGCAGTAATTACCAGTGGTGGTAAGTTGCTTGAGGAGGCAGATCAAAGAGGGATTGATATTGCGAGATTAGCACCAGACTTCCAGCCAAGGCTGGCAGTATTTGCCAACCTCAAAGCCCTTATGGAGATATTGGATTATTATGATCTACTGGAATTCCCTGATATTGACCGGGAATTACTAGATCTAGCCAATTGGCTAGATGTCCATAAGGCACAATTTAGCTTAGACAATACCGGTGATAACCAGGTAAAAGATTTGGCAAGCAAATTGGTCGGGAAGACTCCTTTGATTTATAGTAGTAGTAATTTACAGAGCGCTGGGTATAAGTGGAAGATTGATATCAACGAGAATGCCAAAAATCTAGCCTTCTATAATTATTACCCAGAGCTCAACCATAATGAGATGAACGGTTGGATCCTGCCAGAGAGCAAGGATAATGTTGTGGTTGTCCAATTATCATCAAATCTTGATAATGGTAGGAATCTTCAGAGAATGCATCTGATGCCAAAATTGCTTGAGTCACATGGGTTCAAACATTATGGCTTCAAGGCACCAGGACAGACCTATCTCCAGCAACTATTCATGACAATTCTAGCTGGAGATTATCTGAGTGCATATTTAGCTGAGCTTAACCATGTCGATGCCATAGCAGTTGAGTTGGTGGAGAAGTTTAAAGCTCAGTTGTAA
- the groL gene encoding chaperonin GroEL (60 kDa chaperone family; promotes refolding of misfolded polypeptides especially under stressful conditions; forms two stacked rings of heptamers to form a barrel-shaped 14mer; ends can be capped by GroES; misfolded proteins enter the barrel where they are refolded when GroES binds) produces the protein MAKDITISEDARRKLKAGVDKLADTVKVTLGPKGRNVVLSKKYGSPVITNDGVTIAKEIELEDPYEDMGAQIVKEVASKTNDIAGDGTTTATVLAQALIDEGLKNVAAGANPVAIRRGIEKATKGLVIELDKLASPVKGSGVANVASISAGSEEVGNLIAEVIGKIGANGVITVEESQTLGLESEIVEGMQFDRGFVSPYMVTDTARMEAIYDNPLILITDKKVSSINDVLPLLEKLAQSGKKELVIIAEDIDGEALTTFVLNKLRGTFSVLGIKAPAFGDRRKEILADIAALTGGQVITDDLGLSLENTEVEMLGEARKVVATKDNATIVDGKGDPEQIKQRVDQIKAQIPNTSSDYEREKLEERLAKLESGVAVIKVGAATEVELKEKKHRIEDAVASTKAAVAEGIVPGGGATLIKVATTINPEDYDDEEAVGAMIVKKALEAPVRQIAHNAGITDIALILDAIIGSKDGNTGWDFAKNQKADMLKVGIIDPVKVTKSALINASSAASMLLTTEAAVVDLPEKEEAMPGGGMPGGMPMM, from the coding sequence ATGGCAAAAGACATTACAATTAGTGAAGATGCTAGAAGAAAACTAAAAGCCGGTGTAGACAAACTAGCCGATACAGTTAAGGTTACTTTGGGTCCAAAGGGACGCAATGTGGTCTTGAGCAAGAAGTATGGCAGTCCAGTGATCACCAATGATGGAGTGACAATTGCAAAAGAGATAGAACTCGAAGATCCATATGAAGATATGGGTGCTCAAATAGTCAAAGAAGTTGCATCTAAGACCAATGATATTGCAGGTGATGGTACTACTACAGCAACAGTATTAGCCCAAGCTTTGATAGACGAAGGACTGAAGAATGTAGCCGCTGGTGCCAACCCTGTAGCAATTCGTCGAGGGATAGAAAAAGCGACCAAGGGCTTAGTAATTGAGCTCGATAAGCTTGCTAGTCCAGTTAAGGGTAGTGGTGTAGCCAACGTAGCTAGTATTTCCGCAGGTAGTGAAGAAGTGGGAAATTTGATTGCTGAAGTCATCGGCAAGATTGGTGCAAATGGAGTAATTACCGTAGAAGAGTCTCAGACCTTAGGCCTAGAAAGCGAGATCGTCGAAGGCATGCAGTTTGATCGAGGGTTTGTCAGTCCTTACATGGTGACAGATACTGCCAGAATGGAGGCTATATATGATAATCCTTTGATTTTGATTACCGATAAGAAAGTTTCATCGATTAATGACGTCTTGCCACTGCTTGAAAAGTTGGCTCAGTCTGGCAAGAAAGAGTTGGTGATTATAGCTGAGGATATTGATGGTGAAGCCTTGACTACTTTTGTCCTAAACAAATTGCGGGGAACATTTAGTGTCCTGGGCATCAAGGCTCCAGCCTTCGGCGATAGAAGAAAAGAGATTTTGGCAGATATTGCTGCTTTGACCGGTGGACAAGTGATCACTGATGATTTAGGTCTTTCTCTAGAGAATACCGAAGTAGAGATGCTTGGTGAAGCACGTAAAGTAGTAGCTACCAAGGATAATGCTACTATCGTCGATGGCAAAGGTGATCCAGAGCAAATCAAGCAGAGAGTAGATCAAATCAAAGCCCAAATTCCAAACACTAGCAGTGATTATGAGCGTGAAAAACTTGAAGAACGCTTAGCAAAACTAGAGAGTGGAGTAGCAGTGATTAAGGTAGGTGCAGCGACTGAAGTGGAGCTCAAGGAGAAGAAGCACCGGATCGAAGATGCTGTAGCTTCTACTAAGGCAGCTGTAGCTGAGGGGATAGTTCCTGGTGGGGGTGCTACTTTGATTAAAGTAGCTACCACTATTAATCCAGAAGATTATGACGATGAGGAAGCCGTCGGTGCCATGATTGTCAAGAAGGCTCTTGAAGCACCCGTCAGACAGATTGCTCATAATGCTGGGATTACTGATATTGCTCTAATCTTAGATGCAATTATTGGGTCTAAGGATGGTAATACAGGCTGGGATTTTGCTAAGAATCAAAAGGCCGATATGCTCAAGGTTGGGATCATTGATCCAGTCAAGGTGACCAAGAGTGCGCTAATCAATGCTAGTAGTGCGGCATCAATGCTTCTGACTACTGAAGCAGCTGTAGTAGATTTACCCGAGAAGGAAGAAGCAATGCCAGGTGGTGGTATGCCCGGTGGCATGCCAATGATGTAG
- a CDS encoding co-chaperone GroES — protein MSKVSLKPLADRVVLEKIEVTTKSPAGIILPENAQEKTEQGKVLAIGTGVKEVKVGQIVLYSQYGPTSYKIDGQEILLLKEEDVLAVVE, from the coding sequence ATGTCTAAAGTTTCATTAAAACCTCTAGCAGACAGGGTGGTGCTTGAAAAGATTGAAGTTACTACTAAGTCACCAGCAGGAATAATTCTGCCAGAAAATGCTCAAGAAAAAACTGAACAGGGCAAGGTATTAGCTATCGGTACGGGTGTCAAAGAGGTGAAGGTGGGTCAAATTGTTTTGTACAGCCAATATGGACCAACCAGCTATAAGATTGATGGACAAGAGATTCTTCTATTAAAAGAAGAAGACGTATTAGCAGTAGTAGAGTAA